In one window of Frigoriglobus tundricola DNA:
- a CDS encoding TIGR02996 domain-containing protein translates to MRDAFERAIIENPDDRASYSAYADWLQEQGDPRGEFIAVQLALEDESRPKDARDALKAREAELLAEYEREWLGELAPFVFEEGTERRTPAGYVEDYSTGTKTLWERGVLSGLIIDRISTALAHALVDSPATRFVRELHLYGTMSGYQGRIAEELQRVETPKGVSDHSELFELIGSTLLANLRVFRFGDKEAEPPENGWCDCHTFLPGLEHVIASAPRIEELHLLCNEYDLDAVFVLPNLSKLRVLRAYHVGESRSQKPRYEYGLDKLASNPTFANLTHLQFHPHWAEQGDGGGGDESFIPLAQVQALLRSPHLRKLTHLQLRLSDMGDDGIRAFIASGILKQLQWLDLRHGCVTDEGAALLAACPDAKRLERIDLSRNAVTADGLAALRAAGVNAVANNPLTPTELGSREYLREGDFE, encoded by the coding sequence ATGCGCGACGCGTTCGAGCGAGCGATCATTGAGAACCCGGACGACCGGGCCAGTTACTCGGCCTACGCCGACTGGCTCCAGGAGCAAGGTGACCCGCGGGGCGAGTTCATCGCAGTGCAACTCGCCCTCGAAGACGAGTCGCGCCCGAAGGACGCACGCGACGCACTCAAGGCGCGGGAGGCCGAGTTGCTCGCCGAGTACGAACGCGAGTGGTTGGGGGAGCTGGCGCCGTTCGTGTTCGAGGAGGGTACGGAACGACGGACTCCGGCCGGTTACGTGGAGGATTACTCCACGGGTACGAAGACGCTGTGGGAACGCGGCGTTCTGTCGGGATTGATCATCGACCGCATCAGCACCGCCCTCGCTCACGCGCTCGTCGATTCCCCGGCCACCCGGTTCGTCCGGGAACTCCACCTCTACGGCACCATGAGCGGGTATCAAGGCAGAATTGCGGAGGAACTGCAGCGAGTCGAAACTCCCAAGGGCGTCAGCGATCATTCCGAATTGTTTGAATTGATCGGCTCGACATTACTCGCCAACCTTCGAGTCTTCCGATTCGGCGACAAGGAGGCCGAGCCACCCGAGAACGGCTGGTGCGATTGCCACACCTTTCTTCCCGGCCTGGAGCACGTCATTGCGAGCGCGCCGCGCATTGAAGAATTGCACCTCCTGTGCAACGAGTATGATTTAGATGCCGTCTTCGTGTTACCCAACTTGTCGAAGCTTCGCGTCCTCCGCGCCTATCACGTCGGTGAGTCGCGTAGTCAGAAGCCACGCTACGAATACGGACTCGATAAGCTCGCTTCAAACCCGACGTTCGCCAACCTGACGCACCTTCAGTTTCACCCACACTGGGCCGAACAGGGCGATGGTGGCGGCGGGGACGAATCCTTCATTCCGCTCGCGCAAGTCCAAGCTCTGCTCCGTTCGCCGCACCTGAGGAAGCTCACGCACCTGCAACTCCGACTATCGGACATGGGCGACGACGGCATCCGCGCGTTCATAGCGTCCGGCATCCTGAAGCAACTCCAGTGGCTCGACCTGCGGCACGGGTGCGTCACCGATGAGGGCGCGGCTCTACTCGCCGCCTGCCCCGACGCGAAGCGCCTCGAGCGCATCGACCTGTCCCGCAACGCGGTCACGGCGGACGGTCTGGCCGCCCTCCGCGCCGCCGGCGTCAACGCGGTCGCGAACAACCCTCTCACCCCGACCGAACTCGGATCGCGCGAGTACCTCCGCGAAGGCGATTTCGAATAA
- a CDS encoding WGR domain-containing protein, which translates to MRTFQFSDAKSHKFWNVAVRGDSVTVTFGKIGAAGKSRTKSCASSDAAQAHANKLIREKTGKGYVETTPTSKVTSDAEAFEKALRADPHDLAGWCAYADYLVEQGDPRGEFTQTQIALEDEARPKKERDALRAKEAAVLKEHEAEWVGDWPALFPAPTSTEGRGQINHTGGRKYEFKRGVLSTVHFGELTVAAARAFVRAPQTRFVRELFIGYHAHREEFDRGSDIPPEVTTGYDQPADHVLLRWPYMRQIRRFQYGWTADEAYGSFCHFQCHLSGARVFDFVKQMPNVEEVLVFAHLRDATKLVALPMPNLRVLQLYHGRSYPLDRLAQNPSGTKLTHLLCHPHALDHDRAYIRLPELRAICRSEHLTSLTHLRLRLTDFGDAGIREIVSSGILTRLKVLDLRHGSVTGAGAKTLANCPEVKNLEKLDLSRNGLTGVGKAALLATRVPVELDHQHAEIGDQDAYGDRPRYLYEGDYE; encoded by the coding sequence ATGCGGACGTTTCAGTTCAGCGACGCGAAGAGCCACAAGTTCTGGAACGTCGCCGTGCGCGGGGACTCGGTGACTGTCACGTTCGGCAAGATCGGCGCCGCGGGGAAGTCCCGGACGAAGAGCTGCGCGAGTTCCGACGCCGCACAGGCCCACGCGAACAAACTCATCAGAGAGAAGACCGGGAAGGGCTACGTCGAGACCACGCCGACGTCGAAGGTCACCTCGGACGCGGAAGCGTTCGAGAAGGCGCTCCGCGCCGACCCGCACGACCTCGCCGGCTGGTGCGCGTACGCCGACTACCTCGTCGAACAGGGCGACCCGCGCGGCGAGTTCACGCAAACGCAAATCGCCCTCGAAGACGAAGCGCGACCGAAGAAGGAACGCGACGCGCTTCGGGCGAAAGAAGCCGCGGTTCTGAAGGAACACGAGGCGGAGTGGGTCGGGGACTGGCCGGCACTGTTCCCCGCACCAACCTCCACCGAGGGCCGCGGTCAGATCAACCACACCGGCGGGCGGAAATACGAGTTCAAGCGCGGCGTCCTGTCCACGGTCCATTTCGGCGAACTGACCGTCGCCGCGGCCCGCGCCTTCGTCCGGGCGCCCCAAACGCGGTTCGTCCGCGAACTCTTCATCGGCTACCACGCCCACAGAGAGGAATTCGACCGGGGGTCGGACATCCCTCCGGAGGTGACCACGGGCTACGACCAGCCCGCAGATCACGTCCTGCTCCGATGGCCGTACATGAGGCAGATCCGTCGGTTCCAGTACGGCTGGACCGCGGACGAAGCGTACGGCAGCTTTTGCCACTTTCAGTGCCACCTGTCCGGCGCCCGCGTTTTCGACTTCGTCAAGCAGATGCCCAATGTCGAAGAGGTTTTGGTCTTCGCACACCTCCGGGACGCGACCAAACTCGTCGCCCTGCCGATGCCGAACCTCCGCGTACTCCAGCTCTACCACGGCCGGAGCTATCCGCTGGACCGACTGGCACAGAATCCGTCGGGTACGAAGCTGACCCATCTGCTCTGCCACCCGCACGCGCTCGATCACGACCGGGCTTACATTCGGCTCCCGGAACTGCGCGCGATCTGCCGCTCCGAACACCTCACGAGCCTCACGCACCTCCGCCTCCGCCTCACGGATTTCGGTGACGCCGGTATCCGTGAGATCGTATCGTCCGGCATCCTGACGCGGCTGAAGGTACTCGATCTGCGACACGGGAGCGTCACCGGCGCCGGGGCCAAGACGCTCGCGAACTGCCCGGAGGTCAAGAACCTGGAGAAACTCGACCTGTCGCGAAACGGGTTGACCGGTGTCGGGAAAGCGGCGCTCCTGGCGACGCGGGTGCCCGTCGAGTTGGACCACCAGCACGCCGAAATCGGTGACCAGGACGCATACGGCGACCGCCCGCGGTACCTCTACGAAGGCGATTACGAGTGA
- a CDS encoding STM4014 family protein has product MNPPRYVLIANPGTKRCETYRAELLAYWSGRGAAVDVEVVPWADVAARDGNLDGLPAFDRPAVVRMESPGKDDTATRLLLEAGARDDPDEPPRDWRGLDLPKGLLVRPGLLYRGFRRVLHGLRKSFDARPHLHPTACPLAVAEMFDKTAAAGRIAAASVPVPEMLGTCDAPEALHDAAASRAWPNAYVKLNTGSSATGIVVLHPNHNGRPAFGITTLAEIDGAFYNSRLVRRVTGADLDAAVQFVLNEGAIVQRGIPMAQADGQNFDVRVVTVYGKPAATIFRLSPHPMTNLHLGGRRGDYDRCRAAIPTRDWLDALDHCADAAACFDSAITGVDLLFERGFRRHYVLEVNAFGDFFPGWVDPNGRSIHAREIAATAERLA; this is encoded by the coding sequence GTGAACCCGCCGCGTTACGTGCTGATCGCGAACCCCGGCACGAAGCGGTGCGAGACGTACCGCGCCGAACTGCTCGCGTACTGGTCCGGGCGCGGCGCGGCTGTTGATGTGGAGGTCGTGCCGTGGGCGGACGTGGCGGCGCGTGACGGTAATCTCGATGGTCTGCCGGCGTTCGACCGGCCCGCGGTCGTGCGGATGGAATCGCCGGGCAAGGATGACACCGCGACACGCCTCCTGCTCGAAGCCGGCGCCCGCGATGACCCGGACGAACCGCCCCGCGACTGGCGCGGACTCGATCTCCCGAAAGGGTTACTCGTGCGGCCGGGGCTGTTGTACCGCGGGTTCCGCCGGGTTCTTCACGGCCTGCGGAAGTCGTTCGACGCCCGCCCGCACCTGCACCCGACCGCGTGCCCACTGGCCGTCGCTGAGATGTTCGACAAAACGGCGGCCGCCGGGAGGATCGCCGCGGCCAGCGTGCCGGTGCCCGAAATGCTCGGCACGTGCGACGCGCCCGAGGCGCTTCACGACGCGGCCGCGAGCCGCGCGTGGCCGAACGCCTACGTCAAGCTCAACACCGGTTCCTCGGCCACGGGCATCGTCGTCCTTCACCCCAATCACAACGGGCGACCGGCGTTCGGGATCACCACGCTTGCGGAGATCGACGGCGCGTTCTACAACTCGCGGCTCGTCCGCCGCGTAACGGGGGCGGACCTGGACGCCGCCGTGCAGTTCGTTCTGAACGAAGGCGCGATCGTCCAGCGCGGCATACCGATGGCGCAAGCGGACGGCCAGAACTTCGACGTCCGCGTGGTGACCGTGTACGGAAAGCCCGCGGCGACGATCTTCCGCCTCAGCCCGCACCCGATGACCAACCTGCACCTGGGCGGGCGCCGCGGGGACTACGACCGGTGCCGGGCCGCGATCCCGACGCGCGACTGGCTGGACGCACTCGACCATTGTGCCGACGCGGCCGCGTGCTTCGATTCCGCCATCACCGGCGTGGACCTGCTGTTCGAGCGCGGCTTCCGCCGGCACTACGTCCTGGAAGTGAACGCGTTCGGCGACTTCTTCCCCGGCTGGGTGGACCCAAATGGCCGTTCCATCCACGCGCGGGAAATCGCGGCCACGGCCGAACGGCTGGCGTGA